From Bdellovibrionales bacterium:
AAAGGTTTCAAAGACGATTTCAAAATTCCCAATCGCTTCATCAGAGACTCGTCATACCGAGGCCGTCCATCCTCGCTCACCGCCCCGATGGCTACTTCGGGATAGTCAGGAGTTCCAATTTTTTTAACCATTAGCAGATCTAAATCAGTTTCCAGACCTTGAGCAACCTCAAAGGCCACCGGGACTCCTCCGCGCGGAATCGCTAGAATCAGAGGATGATCCTTCTTAAAAGAATTTAACCTCTCAGCCAGAGCGAGCCCAGCCTCCTTACGATTTTTAAATTGAGTCAAAGAAGCCTCCTTAACTTAGAAAAATGCATCTCGATGTTTTGATAAATCCTAAGAAAAGCGTTGGATAGTACTGCGTTCTTCCAATGAAAATTTACGGAAGAAATAAAACTAAAAAAAGTAAGATGGAGCCCATCTATGCCACTTGAAATTGCGTTTCTTTTAGCAATTTTCACGGCGGCGACTTGCAGACAAAATAGAAATTAATATGATCTTCTTCAAAAAGGAAACTCATGCATCCCTTGATGAAAACCATGGTTTTAGAAGAACAAGCCGTTATTGAACAAAAGCCGCTGGCTCTAAAGCTTCTTCCTCGGCCTTCGCCGGGCCCTGAGGAGGTTCTTATTCGAGTCTCTTGCTGTGCCATTTGCCGTACAGATTTACATATTATCGAAGGCGACCTCCCCCTAAAAAAAATGGCGATCATACCGGGACATCAGGCGATTGGAACTATTGAAGCTTTAGGAACTCACGTAACCGGACTCCGCTTCGGTCAAAAAGTTGGCGCCGCATGGCTTGGATATACCTGCGGCAATTGCCCCTACTGTGCTGTCGGCAAAGAGAATCTCTGTGTATCGCCAAAATTTACGGGATATGACTTCGATGGTGGTTATGCCGAATACATGGTGGCTCATCAAAGTTTTATCTATCCCCTAGTCGAAAACACAAATGACATTCTCACGGCTCCCTTACTCTGCGCCGGAATTATCGGATATCGGGCTCTAAAACGAAGTAACTTCAAGCCAGGTGATCATCTGGGGATTTTCGGATTTGGTTCTTCCGCACATATTACCGCCCAAATCGTTCTTCATGAAAAAGGAAAAATATCCGTCGTAACTCGAGGCGAAGAACACCAAAAACATGCGCGTGATATGGGAGCCTTTTGGAGTAGCGGCTCCACCGAAGGAATCCCCGAAGAAACCGACGCGGCTATTCTCTTTGCTCCTGCCGGCGAACTCGTACCAAATGCACTGAGCACATTAAAACGTGGCGGTACCTTAGCTATTGCCGGGATTCATTTGAGCGATATACCAACACTGAATTATGAAAAACACCTATTTTATGAAAAAGACCTTCGCTCCGTGACGGCAAATACTCGAGAGGACGGAAAAGAATTGCTTAAAAAGCACAGTGAAATGAATCTTCAACCTGAAGTGACTGTTTATAGTCTCGAAGATGCCAACAAAGCCCTTTTGGATCTAAAGAACGATAAAATCAAAGGCACAGGGGTCCTGCAAATCACATCTCAGCACTCATAGAAGACTCGCGGTGTCTTTCTGTTTCGTGGAGAATGACACAGTAAAAAACAACGACTCCTGCTACGCCACACACCAAGGTTAAATTGCAAATGCTCAGAAATAAATTCGACTTAAAAAGAAGAGCAAACAGGAAGATCATTTAGCAATGGGTCTTACCGAATCAGAAATTACGATATTTAAATCTGCACGGCCTCACGATGGACTTGGCGAAGAGGAGGCCGCCCAAGCCGCTAAGGAGTTTGGCGCCAACGAATTTTCCGAAACACCCAAGTTCGAGCTTGCGCGCGAATTTATTCGCCTCTTTCTAAGCCCCTTGGTTCTGATTCTTATCATTGCAAGCATCATCTCCGCGGCTCTTCACCAACCCGTCGATGCCACAATCATCCTCCTTATGGTCGTAATAGGTATTGTGATCAATTTCATTCAAACTTATCGTTCGCAAAGAGCGATTAAAGATCTTAAAAAAAGTGTCGCCCCCACGGCCACAGTCATCAGGAACGCCCAAAAGCGAGAAATCCACAGAAGCGAACTCGTTCCCGGCGATATCATCGAGCTCTCGGTGGGGGATCTCATTCCCGCCGACGCAGGTATTTTAAGCTCTTGCGATTTTCATGTGCAAGAAGCCCTTCTGACCGGCGAATCTTTTCCGGTGGAAAAAAATGTTTCAAATACCGAAGAGCCGACAGTCATCTATTTTGGCAGTTCGGTAGTGAATGGCACAGCAACCGCCGTGGTCCTATCCACGGGGCTGCGAACTAAGTTCGGGCATATTGCCGAACGTCTGACAGCTCCGCCGCCCGAGACTGAGTTTGACCGTGGCGTACGTACTTTTGGCTACCTCATCCTCAAGACGATTATTGCCTTAACCCTTTTTGTATTCGTCGCCAATGCATTAAAACAACATGAAATTCTTGAGTCTCTTCTTTTCGCTGTCGCTCTCGCCGTGGGGCTGACACCTGAGTTCCTTCCGGTCATTTCGGCAGTCACCCTGACCCGCGGGGCCTTACAACTCGCAAGCTCCAAGGTGATTGTAAAGCACCTCTCCGCTTTACAAAATTTCGGCAGTATTGACATCCTTTGCAGTGACAAGACCGGGACGATCACTTCTGGTATCATGAGCCTTGACCAAGTTTTAAACCCCAGAGGACTTCCGACAGAAGATGTATTTCGTTTAGCATAT
This genomic window contains:
- a CDS encoding zinc-dependent alcohol dehydrogenase family protein, whose amino-acid sequence is MHPLMKTMVLEEQAVIEQKPLALKLLPRPSPGPEEVLIRVSCCAICRTDLHIIEGDLPLKKMAIIPGHQAIGTIEALGTHVTGLRFGQKVGAAWLGYTCGNCPYCAVGKENLCVSPKFTGYDFDGGYAEYMVAHQSFIYPLVENTNDILTAPLLCAGIIGYRALKRSNFKPGDHLGIFGFGSSAHITAQIVLHEKGKISVVTRGEEHQKHARDMGAFWSSGSTEGIPEETDAAILFAPAGELVPNALSTLKRGGTLAIAGIHLSDIPTLNYEKHLFYEKDLRSVTANTREDGKELLKKHSEMNLQPEVTVYSLEDANKALLDLKNDKIKGTGVLQITSQHS